From a single Vitis vinifera cultivar Pinot Noir 40024 chromosome 18, ASM3070453v1 genomic region:
- the LOC100258506 gene encoding disease resistance protein RUN1 isoform X1, producing the protein MASVDSTFAPQWKYDVFLSFRGEDTGKTFTDHLYTALDENGFYAFRDDEKHEKREEIAPEFLTAIEESKISILVFSKNYASSRWCLDELETIIKSMKKPGRMVMPVFYHVDPSEVRDQIGSCEVFLSHERDAEETKEKVNRWRAALREASNLVGWRLHNHRYESQLIKEIITDILRRLNCELLQVDYDTVGMEFRLKKLLSLINLKLDKVLMIGINGISGIGKTTIAKAIYNKISYHFQSTIFLTNVGENSRGHHLNLPQFQQLLDDASIGTYGRTKNKRVLLVVDDVDRLSQVEYLVKLRDSFSLRSRIIFTTRDRHLLNVAKLDASYESKGLTHEEAIHLFSWHAFKQTFPKEDYVGLVNHVVGYVKGHPLALKVLGSSLFGKTITEWKCILHKLRKNTHGEIYNELKVSFDGLTPTEQEIFLKVVCLLKGKDEESVSTILDSLGLGSESGIQVLHDMCLATISNNKLYMHDLLQQMGQKLIDENNPHEPSKRSRLQDSKDVYPRLTRNTGTEEIQKIQFSSAGFLKMPKLYSLMHLPLKSLPPNFPGDSLIFLDWSRSNIRQLWKDEYPRLTRNTGTEAIQKLLSPMHLPLKSLPPNFPGDSLILLDLSRSNIRQLWKGNKSLGNLKVMNLSYCQNLVKISKFPSMPALKILRLKGCKKLRSLPSSICELKCLECLWCSGCSNLEAFPEITEKMENLKELHLDETAIKELPSSIYHLTALEFLNLEHCKNLVSLPSGISKLEHLKSICLCACSKLKSLPPTPGRWNI; encoded by the exons ATGGCATCTGTTGATTCTACTTTTGCCCCTCAATGGAAGTACGATGTCTTCTTGAGTTTTAGAGGAGAAGACACCGGAAAAACTTTTACCGATCATCTCTATACAGCTTTGGATGAGAATGGATTTTATGCCTTCAGAGACGATGAAAAACATGAGAAACGGGAAGAAATTGCGCCAGAATTCTTGACAGCTATTGAAGAATCAAAGATTTCCATCCTTGTATTTTCGAAGAACTATGCTTCTTCGAGGTGGTGTTTAGATGAGCTGGAAACCATAATTAAGTCTATGAAAAAACCGGGTCGAATGGTTATGCCGGTGTTCTACCATGTTGATCCATCAGAAGTGCGAGATCAGATCGGAAGTTGTGAAGTATTTTTGAGTCATGAAAGAGATGCCGAGGAGACGAAGGAGAAGGTGAATAGATGGAGGGCCGCCTTGAGGGAAGCATCCAATCTAGTGGGATGGCGTCTTCACAATCA CAGGTATGAGTCACAGCTTATCAAGGAAATTATCACTGATATTCTTAGAAGATTGAATTGTGAGCTTCTGCAAGTTGATTATGACACAGTTGGAATGGAATTTcgtttgaaaaaattgttgtcGTTGATAAATCTTAAGTTGGATAAGGTTCTCATGATTGGGATAAATGGAATCAGTGGAATTGGGAAGACTACCATTGCCAAGGCTATTTACAATAAAATCTCATATCATTTCCAGAGTACCATCTTTCTTACAAATGTTGGAGAGAATTCAAGAGGTCATCATCTCAATCTACCACAATTTCAGCAGCTACTTGATGATGCATCAATAGGAACATAtggaagaacaaaaaataaaagggttCTTCTTGTTGTTGATGATGTTGATCGGTTGAGTCAAGTAgaatacttagttaaattacgTGATTCGTTTAGCCTCCGAAGTAGAATTATCTTTACAACTAGAGATAGACATTTGCTAAATGTGGCTAAATTAGATGCATCATATGAATCTAAAGGATTAACTCATGAGGAAGCTATTCACCTCTTCAGTTGGCATGCCTTTAAACAAACCTTTCCAAAAGAAGATTATGTGGGCCTTGTGAACCATGTTGTAGGATATGTTAAGGGTCATCCTTTAGCTCTTAAAGTGTTGGGTTCTTCTCTTTTTGGCAAGACAATAACCGAATGGAAATGCATATTGCATAAACTAAGAAAAAACACTCATGGCGAAATTTACAATGAATTAAAAGTAAGTTTTGATGGACTAACTCCTACAGAGCAGGAGATTTTTCTTAAGGTTGTATGCCTTTTAAAGGGGAAAGATGAGGAATCTGTTTCAACAATACTTGACAGTCTTGGGTTGGGCTCAGAAAGTGGAATTCAAGTTCTTCATGATATGTGTCTTGCAACAATTTCAAACAATAAGTTATACATGCATGATTTATTACAACAAATGGGTCAAAAActtattgatgaaaataatcCCCATGAGCCTAGTAAAAGGAGCAGATTGCAGGACTCCAAGGATGTGTATCCTCGATTGACAAGGAATACG GGGACAGAAGAAATTCAAAAGATACAGTTCAGCAGTGCAGGTTTCCTGAAAATGCCCAAATTATATTCCCTAATGCATCTTCCTTTGAAATCTTTGCCACCAAATTTTCCTGGAGATAGCCTTATTTTTCTTGACTGGAGTCGTAGCAACATAAGACAGCTCTGGAAGGATGAGTATCCTCGATTGACAAGGAATACG GGGACAGAAGcaattcaaaaattactttCCCCAATGCATCTTCCTTTGAAATCTTTGCCACCAAATTTTCCTGGAGATAGCCTTATTTTACTCGACTTGAGTCGTAGCAACATAAGACAGCTCTGGAAGGGGAATAAG AGTCTTGGAAACTTGAAGGTCATGAATCTCAGTTATTGTCAAAATCTCgtaaaaatctcaaaatttccaTCTATGCCAGCATTGAAGATTCTAAGGCTTAAAG GGTGCAAAAAGCTTAGGAGTCTTCCAAGTAGCATCTGTGAGTTGAAATGCCTTGAATGTCTCTGGTGCTCTGGCTGTTCAAACCTAGAGGCGTTTCCAGAGATCAcagaaaagatggaaaatttgaaagagCTTCATTTGGATGAGACAGCTATAAAAGAGCTACCTTCATCAATTTACCATCTGACAGCacttgaatttttgaatttggaacATTGCAAAAACCTTGTGAGTCTTCCAAGTGGTATTAGTAAGTTGGAACACCTTAAAAGTATATGTTTATGTGCCTGTTCAAAACTAAAGAGCTTACCACCAACACCAGGAAGATGGAATATTTAA
- the LOC100258506 gene encoding disease resistance protein RUN1 isoform X2 translates to MASVDSTFAPQWKYDVFLSFRGEDTGKTFTDHLYTALDENGFYAFRDDEKHEKREEIAPEFLTAIEESKISILVFSKNYASSRWCLDELETIIKSMKKPGRMVMPVFYHVDPSEVRDQIGSCEVFLSHERDAEETKEKVNRWRAALREASNLVGWRLHNQYESQLIKEIITDILRRLNCELLQVDYDTVGMEFRLKKLLSLINLKLDKVLMIGINGISGIGKTTIAKAIYNKISYHFQSTIFLTNVGENSRGHHLNLPQFQQLLDDASIGTYGRTKNKRVLLVVDDVDRLSQVEYLVKLRDSFSLRSRIIFTTRDRHLLNVAKLDASYESKGLTHEEAIHLFSWHAFKQTFPKEDYVGLVNHVVGYVKGHPLALKVLGSSLFGKTITEWKCILHKLRKNTHGEIYNELKVSFDGLTPTEQEIFLKVVCLLKGKDEESVSTILDSLGLGSESGIQVLHDMCLATISNNKLYMHDLLQQMGQKLIDENNPHEPSKRSRLQDSKDVYPRLTRNTGTEEIQKIQFSSAGFLKMPKLYSLMHLPLKSLPPNFPGDSLIFLDWSRSNIRQLWKDEYPRLTRNTGTEAIQKLLSPMHLPLKSLPPNFPGDSLILLDLSRSNIRQLWKGNKSLGNLKVMNLSYCQNLVKISKFPSMPALKILRLKGCKKLRSLPSSICELKCLECLWCSGCSNLEAFPEITEKMENLKELHLDETAIKELPSSIYHLTALEFLNLEHCKNLVSLPSGISKLEHLKSICLCACSKLKSLPPTPGRWNI, encoded by the exons ATGGCATCTGTTGATTCTACTTTTGCCCCTCAATGGAAGTACGATGTCTTCTTGAGTTTTAGAGGAGAAGACACCGGAAAAACTTTTACCGATCATCTCTATACAGCTTTGGATGAGAATGGATTTTATGCCTTCAGAGACGATGAAAAACATGAGAAACGGGAAGAAATTGCGCCAGAATTCTTGACAGCTATTGAAGAATCAAAGATTTCCATCCTTGTATTTTCGAAGAACTATGCTTCTTCGAGGTGGTGTTTAGATGAGCTGGAAACCATAATTAAGTCTATGAAAAAACCGGGTCGAATGGTTATGCCGGTGTTCTACCATGTTGATCCATCAGAAGTGCGAGATCAGATCGGAAGTTGTGAAGTATTTTTGAGTCATGAAAGAGATGCCGAGGAGACGAAGGAGAAGGTGAATAGATGGAGGGCCGCCTTGAGGGAAGCATCCAATCTAGTGGGATGGCGTCTTCACAATCA GTATGAGTCACAGCTTATCAAGGAAATTATCACTGATATTCTTAGAAGATTGAATTGTGAGCTTCTGCAAGTTGATTATGACACAGTTGGAATGGAATTTcgtttgaaaaaattgttgtcGTTGATAAATCTTAAGTTGGATAAGGTTCTCATGATTGGGATAAATGGAATCAGTGGAATTGGGAAGACTACCATTGCCAAGGCTATTTACAATAAAATCTCATATCATTTCCAGAGTACCATCTTTCTTACAAATGTTGGAGAGAATTCAAGAGGTCATCATCTCAATCTACCACAATTTCAGCAGCTACTTGATGATGCATCAATAGGAACATAtggaagaacaaaaaataaaagggttCTTCTTGTTGTTGATGATGTTGATCGGTTGAGTCAAGTAgaatacttagttaaattacgTGATTCGTTTAGCCTCCGAAGTAGAATTATCTTTACAACTAGAGATAGACATTTGCTAAATGTGGCTAAATTAGATGCATCATATGAATCTAAAGGATTAACTCATGAGGAAGCTATTCACCTCTTCAGTTGGCATGCCTTTAAACAAACCTTTCCAAAAGAAGATTATGTGGGCCTTGTGAACCATGTTGTAGGATATGTTAAGGGTCATCCTTTAGCTCTTAAAGTGTTGGGTTCTTCTCTTTTTGGCAAGACAATAACCGAATGGAAATGCATATTGCATAAACTAAGAAAAAACACTCATGGCGAAATTTACAATGAATTAAAAGTAAGTTTTGATGGACTAACTCCTACAGAGCAGGAGATTTTTCTTAAGGTTGTATGCCTTTTAAAGGGGAAAGATGAGGAATCTGTTTCAACAATACTTGACAGTCTTGGGTTGGGCTCAGAAAGTGGAATTCAAGTTCTTCATGATATGTGTCTTGCAACAATTTCAAACAATAAGTTATACATGCATGATTTATTACAACAAATGGGTCAAAAActtattgatgaaaataatcCCCATGAGCCTAGTAAAAGGAGCAGATTGCAGGACTCCAAGGATGTGTATCCTCGATTGACAAGGAATACG GGGACAGAAGAAATTCAAAAGATACAGTTCAGCAGTGCAGGTTTCCTGAAAATGCCCAAATTATATTCCCTAATGCATCTTCCTTTGAAATCTTTGCCACCAAATTTTCCTGGAGATAGCCTTATTTTTCTTGACTGGAGTCGTAGCAACATAAGACAGCTCTGGAAGGATGAGTATCCTCGATTGACAAGGAATACG GGGACAGAAGcaattcaaaaattactttCCCCAATGCATCTTCCTTTGAAATCTTTGCCACCAAATTTTCCTGGAGATAGCCTTATTTTACTCGACTTGAGTCGTAGCAACATAAGACAGCTCTGGAAGGGGAATAAG AGTCTTGGAAACTTGAAGGTCATGAATCTCAGTTATTGTCAAAATCTCgtaaaaatctcaaaatttccaTCTATGCCAGCATTGAAGATTCTAAGGCTTAAAG GGTGCAAAAAGCTTAGGAGTCTTCCAAGTAGCATCTGTGAGTTGAAATGCCTTGAATGTCTCTGGTGCTCTGGCTGTTCAAACCTAGAGGCGTTTCCAGAGATCAcagaaaagatggaaaatttgaaagagCTTCATTTGGATGAGACAGCTATAAAAGAGCTACCTTCATCAATTTACCATCTGACAGCacttgaatttttgaatttggaacATTGCAAAAACCTTGTGAGTCTTCCAAGTGGTATTAGTAAGTTGGAACACCTTAAAAGTATATGTTTATGTGCCTGTTCAAAACTAAAGAGCTTACCACCAACACCAGGAAGATGGAATATTTAA